A window from Entomoplasma freundtii encodes these proteins:
- the polA gene encoding DNA polymerase I, with product MTKKILLIDGNSLIYRAYFANAYRTKTILKTSQGIPTNAVYSFINMLLGLLKKESYCDIKVAFDKGKKTWRHQKMPDYKGNRQQTPPELISQLPLAQEFLDSANIDWFAMDKYEADDLIGTIDRYLEKHCPDYEIDILTSDKDLFQLITPKTKLLVPNSGTSDLTTFGLEELKAKWNCRPCEVPDIKGLMGDPSDNLKGVNGIGEKTAIALIGEYGSLENIYDHLDALRPSVREKLIKDKESAFFTREMATIDTDFAVPDLKFKTLNLNMAELGKFLTKYEMVSIFKRLGLTTEKVNPSANFDVQIVDHWESKFEDEENNLFVQNLEDNYHHGKIIGVAWSNKKGNFYWDWSQINAPKQLSFFEDQVLAPQIDEAFARFLLNTRCLKNTYDIKKTLTLLKNAGYKFAEKSFIYDMMVASYDLDPLVKANFPDHLSMVEENLAFLTDEEFFRGSTRQVRNLEINEKAKFIGEKAYLIGQTKTKILEKLKSANQLVIYEKIDYPFIFVLYSMEQTGIEIDVTELREQTQNIKNNLDQLERQMDQILGPELKSRHINYGSPKQLQDLLFEILKLPNLAKGSTGHEVLVQLVDEHPIIKPLLEHRKFSKIYNTYLLGFDKYIFPDKKIHTIFNQTLTSTGRISSGEPNIQNISVRDEDQKQVRKILVSAPGSEFYSFDYSQIELRVIAQVAPEPNLLKIFKDHGDVHEETARKIFNLKPNEPVTREMRRQAKVVNFGIIYGLSPYGLSKDLNISVSEAKKIIDSYYANFPAIAQYREKVINLAKTTGYAENVVHRQRRIPELASANYHLKQFGERVAVNTPLQGTSADILKVAMNNIYTDLQKNDRQTMMVAQIHDEIIFSIPNEEVKLVVPMIKTKMEHAFIDLLDLVNQGHLISIALEVSESHGKNWLELK from the coding sequence ATGACCAAAAAAATCTTATTAATTGATGGTAATTCACTAATTTATCGAGCTTATTTTGCCAATGCTTACCGCACAAAAACTATTTTGAAAACCTCCCAAGGAATTCCGACTAATGCCGTTTATTCGTTTATTAACATGCTTCTCGGTCTTTTGAAAAAGGAAAGTTATTGTGATATCAAAGTCGCTTTTGACAAAGGTAAAAAGACCTGAAGACACCAAAAAATGCCTGATTATAAAGGCAATCGACAACAAACACCGCCTGAATTGATTAGTCAATTGCCTTTGGCACAGGAGTTTTTGGATTCGGCAAATATTGATTGATTTGCCATGGATAAGTATGAAGCTGATGACCTCATTGGTACTATTGACCGATATTTAGAAAAGCATTGTCCCGATTATGAAATTGATATTTTAACTAGCGATAAGGATTTATTCCAGTTAATCACTCCCAAGACAAAATTATTAGTACCTAATTCCGGGACAAGTGATTTAACGACATTTGGACTTGAGGAACTGAAGGCTAAATGAAATTGTCGCCCTTGTGAGGTGCCCGATATCAAAGGACTAATGGGCGACCCATCTGACAACCTTAAAGGAGTTAATGGAATTGGAGAAAAAACCGCCATTGCTTTAATTGGTGAATATGGGTCTTTAGAAAATATTTATGACCATTTAGATGCCTTACGCCCAAGCGTAAGAGAAAAACTCATAAAGGATAAGGAATCAGCTTTTTTCACTCGCGAAATGGCAACTATTGATACCGATTTTGCCGTACCTGATCTTAAATTTAAAACCTTGAATCTCAATATGGCTGAGTTAGGTAAATTTCTCACTAAATATGAAATGGTGTCAATATTTAAACGACTTGGTTTAACTACTGAAAAAGTTAATCCGAGTGCTAATTTTGATGTGCAAATCGTTGACCATTGAGAGAGTAAATTTGAGGATGAAGAAAATAATTTATTTGTGCAAAATCTTGAAGATAATTATCATCACGGAAAAATTATTGGGGTGGCTTGAAGTAATAAAAAGGGTAATTTTTATTGAGATTGAAGCCAAATCAATGCTCCTAAGCAGCTTTCTTTCTTTGAAGATCAAGTACTTGCTCCCCAAATCGACGAAGCCTTTGCGCGTTTTCTTCTAAACACCCGTTGTTTGAAAAATACCTATGATATTAAAAAAACATTAACTTTACTTAAAAACGCCGGTTATAAATTTGCTGAAAAAAGTTTTATTTATGACATGATGGTAGCTAGTTATGACCTCGATCCGCTAGTTAAAGCAAACTTTCCCGATCATCTAAGCATGGTTGAAGAAAATTTAGCTTTTCTCACGGATGAAGAATTTTTTCGTGGTTCAACACGACAAGTTCGCAATTTAGAAATTAACGAAAAAGCGAAGTTTATTGGTGAAAAAGCTTATTTAATCGGTCAAACGAAAACTAAAATACTTGAGAAATTAAAATCGGCGAACCAGTTAGTAATTTATGAAAAAATTGACTACCCCTTCATTTTTGTGCTGTATAGTATGGAGCAAACTGGTATTGAAATTGATGTAACAGAATTGCGTGAACAAACCCAAAATATTAAAAATAATCTTGACCAATTAGAAAGACAAATGGATCAAATTTTAGGTCCTGAATTAAAATCCCGTCATATTAATTATGGTTCACCAAAACAACTCCAAGACTTACTTTTCGAAATCTTGAAATTACCAAACCTTGCCAAAGGCAGCACTGGTCATGAAGTTTTAGTGCAATTGGTTGACGAACATCCGATTATCAAACCTTTATTGGAACACCGCAAATTTTCAAAAATTTATAATACTTATTTACTAGGTTTCGATAAATATATATTCCCCGATAAAAAGATTCACACAATCTTCAACCAAACTTTAACAAGTACAGGCCGAATCAGTAGTGGTGAACCAAATATTCAAAATATTTCGGTTCGTGATGAGGACCAAAAACAAGTTCGCAAAATTCTTGTTAGCGCCCCTGGTAGCGAATTTTATAGTTTTGATTATTCGCAAATCGAATTGCGTGTAATTGCTCAAGTCGCTCCCGAACCTAACTTATTAAAAATCTTCAAAGATCATGGTGATGTTCATGAAGAAACAGCTCGGAAAATTTTTAATCTTAAACCGAACGAACCTGTTACGAGAGAGATGCGTCGGCAAGCGAAGGTAGTTAATTTTGGAATAATTTATGGTCTGAGTCCTTACGGTTTATCCAAAGACTTAAATATTTCGGTTTCAGAAGCAAAAAAAATTATCGATAGTTACTACGCTAACTTTCCAGCCATTGCTCAATATCGCGAAAAGGTTATTAATCTAGCAAAAACTACCGGTTATGCCGAAAATGTTGTTCACCGTCAACGACGAATTCCTGAACTAGCTTCTGCTAATTATCATCTGAAGCAATTTGGAGAAAGGGTAGCTGTCAATACACCTCTACAAGGGACTAGCGCTGATATTTTGAAAGTCGCAATGAATAATATCTATACTGATTTACAGAAAAATGACCGTCAAACTATGATGGTAGCTCAAATCCACGATGAAATTATTTTTAGCATTCCTAATGAGGAAGTTAAACTCGTGGTCCCAATGATCAAAACTAAAATGGAGCATGCCTTCATTGATCTTCTCGATCTTGTCAACCAAGGACATTTAATTTCAATCGCATTAGAAGTCTCTGAATCTCATGGAAAAAATTGGTTAGAATTAAAATAA
- the dnaE gene encoding DNA polymerase III subunit alpha: MSYSPQLNVRSAYNFQESLIKIEDYLDFCVANNFNFAFYTDKNVMYGAAEFSKLAQQKGIQPILGLTTEIETTTLIFIAKNQKGYQNLCYLSSWLINHDVTTLSETLEFIKPFLSENLILVADNKEIQPLIADVIKPNDQYLETIQTKRISYLHQSEEKTFRVIKALKENLKLVDLPPLPNEDYPTNEELANASQQATLLKEIANKVSFQLFEQKAKPHLIKFPTPQNISANTYLAKLTQEALMNLFLKQKIAVPKNYQERLDYELKVIQEMGFADYFLVVWDYVKFAIENKILVGPGRGSAGGSLVSYLLGITQIDPLEYDLLFERFLNPERETMPDIDIDFQDTRRDEVIAYLFNKYGQFHLATIVTYQTIGAKSAIRDVARVYDLDLETVNVISKNIGFYHQNDLKGAIEASDILKSYAQKYPDIFKSAQQLLGLPRQTGTHAAGLIFTEEDLRNYIPIKINYDGIAQTQFDMNYLEDLGLIKMDLLGLRNLSTLQTIQNNILRNNKPPVELQEIPLNDPQTFRLLQRGDTSGIFQLESPGMLKVVQSLGVNSIDDISAASALFRPGPQEMIPTFVKRKKQKNAINNFLIDPSLAPILDSTYGIIVYQEQVLQMLQKVGNFSLGKSDIVRRAMSKKVPSYMQEAKVDFLKGAQKNHYSAEQALKIWNWIEQFANYGFNKAHSIAYSYISYWLAYFKTHYPLEFYAALLSGVKGNEIKTAQYLQEVKNLGLKIQPPTIKKAQNDYNFTVNTLILPLSLIKGVGPEFIRRLNKEAARNPHLFDSLFHFLHGTINNGLTSNIFQALVWSGALDLFNYDRPTLSANEEVLFNFAKLSSALPELNPNLYPVLNKATKNAIERADLEKKYYGFFLGSHPLTTYRQKRSTPLLPLRNLETNGLHQIIVMVNNIRPSRTKNGHSMAFVTIGDETEQLVMTVFGEEWEKIQQQIQIKSIILITVKVGSYLGKKNIVLRGLDEVIKF, from the coding sequence ATGAGTTATTCCCCCCAATTAAATGTTCGTTCTGCCTATAATTTTCAAGAATCATTAATTAAAATCGAGGATTACCTCGATTTTTGCGTTGCTAATAACTTTAATTTTGCCTTTTATACTGACAAAAATGTTATGTATGGAGCAGCCGAATTCTCTAAATTGGCTCAGCAAAAAGGCATTCAACCGATTTTAGGATTAACAACTGAAATTGAAACCACAACATTAATTTTCATTGCCAAAAACCAAAAAGGTTACCAAAATCTTTGCTATCTTTCATCGTGACTTATCAATCATGATGTGACAACTTTGAGTGAGACTTTGGAATTTATTAAGCCCTTTTTGTCAGAGAACTTAATTTTAGTGGCTGATAATAAGGAGATCCAACCTTTAATTGCCGATGTGATTAAACCAAACGACCAGTATTTAGAAACAATTCAAACCAAACGAATTAGCTATCTTCATCAAAGCGAAGAAAAAACATTTCGAGTGATTAAGGCCTTGAAGGAAAATCTTAAATTAGTCGACTTGCCACCATTACCCAATGAAGATTACCCAACGAACGAAGAATTGGCCAACGCATCACAACAAGCAACCCTTCTAAAGGAAATTGCTAATAAGGTTAGTTTCCAACTTTTTGAACAAAAAGCAAAACCTCATTTAATCAAATTTCCTACACCACAAAATATTTCGGCAAACACTTATTTAGCAAAATTAACTCAAGAAGCGTTAATGAATCTCTTTCTAAAACAAAAAATAGCGGTACCAAAAAATTATCAAGAACGTTTAGATTATGAATTAAAAGTCATTCAAGAAATGGGCTTTGCTGATTACTTTTTAGTAGTTTGAGATTATGTAAAATTTGCGATTGAAAACAAAATTCTTGTCGGACCAGGACGTGGTTCTGCTGGGGGATCGCTAGTAAGTTATTTATTAGGTATTACCCAAATTGACCCTTTAGAATACGATTTACTTTTTGAACGTTTTTTAAATCCTGAACGTGAGACAATGCCAGATATTGATATTGATTTTCAAGATACACGTCGGGACGAAGTAATTGCTTATCTTTTTAATAAATATGGCCAATTCCATTTAGCGACAATTGTCACCTATCAAACTATTGGGGCTAAATCAGCGATTCGTGATGTAGCACGAGTTTATGATCTAGACTTAGAAACAGTTAATGTAATTAGTAAAAACATTGGTTTTTATCACCAAAACGATTTAAAAGGAGCTATTGAAGCAAGCGACATTCTCAAATCATATGCCCAAAAATATCCTGACATTTTCAAAAGTGCTCAACAACTTTTAGGGCTCCCTAGGCAAACAGGCACCCATGCCGCCGGACTTATTTTCACCGAAGAAGATTTGCGAAATTATATTCCTATCAAAATTAATTATGATGGAATTGCCCAAACCCAATTTGATATGAATTATTTAGAAGACTTGGGGTTAATTAAAATGGATTTACTTGGATTAAGAAATCTCTCAACCTTACAAACAATCCAAAATAATATTCTTCGTAATAATAAACCGCCAGTGGAACTTCAAGAAATTCCTTTAAACGATCCGCAAACATTTCGTCTTTTGCAAAGAGGTGATACCTCTGGGATTTTCCAATTAGAATCGCCAGGAATGCTTAAAGTAGTTCAAAGTTTAGGCGTTAATTCCATTGATGACATTTCGGCTGCCTCTGCCTTATTTCGTCCTGGACCACAGGAAATGATTCCTACTTTTGTCAAGCGCAAAAAACAAAAAAACGCTATAAATAATTTTTTGATTGACCCTAGTTTAGCGCCCATTTTAGACAGTACTTATGGCATCATTGTTTACCAAGAGCAGGTTCTACAAATGCTCCAAAAAGTAGGAAATTTTTCTCTTGGTAAATCTGATATCGTTAGACGAGCCATGAGTAAAAAAGTGCCAAGTTATATGCAAGAAGCAAAGGTTGATTTTTTAAAAGGGGCACAAAAAAACCATTATTCAGCCGAGCAAGCTCTCAAGATTTGAAATTGAATTGAGCAATTTGCTAATTATGGTTTCAATAAAGCGCATTCCATTGCTTATTCTTATATTAGTTATTGGTTAGCTTACTTTAAAACGCATTATCCTTTGGAATTTTACGCCGCTTTACTAAGCGGGGTCAAAGGTAACGAAATTAAGACAGCCCAATATCTCCAAGAAGTGAAAAATCTCGGTTTAAAAATCCAGCCCCCTACCATAAAGAAGGCGCAAAATGACTATAATTTTACCGTTAATACTCTCATTTTACCCTTGAGCTTAATCAAAGGTGTAGGACCAGAATTTATTCGGCGTTTAAATAAAGAAGCCGCAAGAAATCCACATCTTTTTGACTCCTTATTTCATTTCTTACATGGGACAATTAATAATGGTTTGACTAGTAATATTTTTCAAGCGTTAGTTTGAAGTGGGGCTCTCGATTTATTTAATTATGATCGACCAACGCTAAGCGCAAACGAAGAAGTGCTTTTCAATTTTGCCAAACTAAGTTCAGCCCTTCCTGAACTCAACCCAAATCTTTATCCAGTTTTAAACAAAGCTACGAAAAACGCCATTGAAAGAGCTGATTTAGAAAAAAAATATTATGGTTTCTTTCTTGGCAGTCACCCTTTAACGACCTATCGTCAAAAAAGATCAACCCCGTTATTGCCACTGCGAAACTTAGAAACAAACGGTCTTCACCAAATTATCGTAATGGTTAACAACATTCGACCAAGTCGAACCAAAAATGGTCATAGTATGGCTTTTGTAACTATTGGTGATGAAACTGAACAACTCGTTATGACTGTGTTTGGTGAAGAATGAGAAAAAATCCAACAACAAATCCAAATTAAAAGTATTATTTTAATCACAGTGAAGGTTGGAAGTTATCTTGGTAAAAAAAATATCGTCCTCCGAGGCCTGGATGAAGTTATTAAATTTTAA
- the mutM gene encoding DNA-formamidopyrimidine glycosylase — MPELPEVVTVTNILNEELIGLKIEYCEVFWPKLLTHQTADELSKRVKNQTIQRVFNKGKFIIFELTKDVLISHLRMEGRWAFERKENHSYSETILEAEFGFSNAEDKVLRYYDFRRFGTLEIANKETYLKSNSLAKVGPEANEPHLKPNWLKERLAKTRRPIKVVLLDQTIISGIGNIYDNEILFAAQINPYTPANKLTYEQVELILVHARLILNKAIIKKGTTIHTFESRKGQTGQYQNYLKVHGKNNQPCPQCQTTIIKEAIGGRGTYYCPKCQS, encoded by the coding sequence ATGCCAGAATTACCTGAAGTTGTCACGGTGACAAATATTTTAAATGAAGAACTTATTGGTTTAAAAATCGAATATTGTGAAGTTTTTTGACCCAAATTACTGACCCACCAAACTGCTGATGAATTATCTAAGAGGGTGAAAAACCAAACAATTCAACGGGTGTTTAATAAGGGAAAATTTATTATTTTTGAACTAACTAAAGATGTCCTAATCTCGCATTTGCGAATGGAGGGACGTTGAGCTTTTGAGCGGAAAGAAAACCATTCTTATAGCGAAACAATTTTGGAAGCAGAGTTTGGTTTTAGTAACGCCGAAGATAAGGTACTAAGGTATTACGATTTTCGTCGCTTTGGGACCTTAGAAATTGCTAATAAAGAAACCTACCTTAAAAGCAATAGTCTAGCTAAAGTTGGACCAGAAGCCAACGAACCTCATTTAAAACCAAACTGGTTAAAAGAACGGTTAGCTAAAACTCGACGTCCCATCAAAGTAGTTTTACTTGACCAAACAATTATTTCTGGAATTGGCAATATTTACGATAACGAGATTCTTTTTGCTGCCCAAATTAATCCCTATACGCCTGCTAATAAATTAACTTATGAACAAGTCGAGTTAATTTTGGTACATGCGCGTTTAATTTTAAATAAGGCCATTATCAAAAAAGGCACCACGATTCATACATTTGAATCTCGTAAAGGTCAAACGGGTCAATACCAAAATTACTTGAAGGTTCATGGTAAAAACAACCAACCGTGCCCACAATGCCAAACAACGATTATCAAAGAGGCCATTGGGGGTCGCGGAACTTACTACTGCCCGAAATGTCAAAGCTAA
- the thiI gene encoding tRNA uracil 4-sulfurtransferase ThiI, which yields MKHLLIRYGELTLKGHNRQIFINKLIQNLKMKLAPFQKGINYQKDNNSLILEINLPLLVEDKELLEKFGLNGVESSTQQEEKLFNLIIKKVQTVFGIYSLSIIEKTNRDETSILAGIEKILQSQPVHGTFKLDVTRKDKSYPLTSQELTQKLAPSILKNHHDFKVDIKKPEIKIEVVIKKDHADIFSHRLVGAKGLPVGVSGKALSLLSGGIDSPVASYLTMKRGMKVDFLHFMTPPHTTPEALNKVFKLAEKVAPYNYQSFQLYVCDFGKLLQELNHIPDQSYKIILMRRMFMRLANEIAKKNKHQAIITGESLGQVASQTIESMDVINSTSDLPILRPVLTYDKEEIIKIAEHIDTYETSILPFDDVCSMFVPANPVTKPRRRKAAFNEENLLWEELLTYTLDNLVTEYRWQKDHFEKISGK from the coding sequence ATGAAACATCTCTTAATTCGGTATGGTGAATTAACTCTCAAAGGACATAACCGACAAATATTTATTAACAAATTAATTCAAAATTTAAAAATGAAACTAGCCCCTTTCCAAAAAGGAATTAATTACCAAAAGGATAACAATTCGTTAATTTTAGAAATTAATTTACCACTTTTAGTAGAAGACAAAGAACTACTTGAGAAGTTTGGTTTGAATGGTGTTGAATCATCTACTCAACAAGAAGAAAAGTTATTTAACCTTATTATTAAAAAAGTGCAAACTGTTTTTGGGATTTATTCATTATCCATTATTGAAAAGACAAATCGTGATGAAACTAGCATTTTGGCTGGTATTGAAAAAATTCTTCAGAGTCAACCGGTGCACGGCACTTTTAAGTTAGATGTCACAAGAAAAGACAAAAGTTATCCTTTGACAAGTCAAGAACTAACTCAAAAATTAGCGCCGAGTATTTTAAAAAATCATCACGATTTTAAAGTAGACATCAAAAAACCCGAAATTAAAATCGAGGTCGTCATTAAAAAAGACCATGCCGATATTTTTAGCCATCGTTTAGTGGGAGCCAAAGGTTTACCAGTCGGCGTTTCAGGTAAGGCATTAAGTCTGTTAAGTGGAGGAATCGATTCGCCAGTAGCGAGTTATTTAACAATGAAACGAGGAATGAAAGTTGATTTTCTCCATTTCATGACTCCTCCCCATACTACACCAGAAGCCTTAAATAAAGTTTTTAAACTTGCTGAAAAAGTCGCCCCTTATAACTACCAAAGTTTCCAACTTTATGTTTGCGATTTTGGAAAATTATTGCAAGAATTAAACCATATTCCTGACCAAAGTTACAAAATCATTTTGATGAGAAGAATGTTTATGCGTTTAGCTAATGAAATCGCTAAAAAAAATAAGCACCAAGCCATTATTACTGGCGAATCACTTGGCCAAGTTGCTTCGCAAACTATTGAATCAATGGATGTCATCAATTCAACAAGCGATTTACCAATTTTGCGACCAGTTTTAACTTATGATAAAGAAGAGATTATTAAAATTGCTGAACATATCGATACTTATGAAACATCGATATTACCCTTTGATGATGTTTGTTCAATGTTCGTTCCAGCTAATCCCGTTACTAAACCGCGACGTCGCAAAGCGGCCTTTAATGAAGAAAATCTCCTTTGAGAAGAACTATTGACTTACACTTTAGATAATCTAGTCACCGAATACCGTTGACAAAAAGACCATTTTGAAAAAATAAGTGGTAAATAG
- the rpsD gene encoding 30S ribosomal protein S4: protein MSRYTESTFKKSRRYGFSILENGKEFSKGKKRTTAPGVHGARKSKLSGYGTQLQEKQKVKFMYGLNERQFRNTFAKSKKIQGVTGTNFLQLLESRLDNLVFRLGFAGSRQGARQLVNHGHILVNGKKIDIPSYVAQPGDLIEVKESMKKNDKVQEALQNNQTTIEFVKVDKEGVKGEFIRLPERNELNSEINEALIVEWYNRLIK, encoded by the coding sequence ATGTCAAGATATACTGAATCTACTTTTAAAAAATCTCGTCGCTACGGTTTTTCAATTTTAGAAAATGGTAAAGAATTTAGCAAAGGGAAAAAACGTACCACTGCTCCCGGAGTTCACGGTGCTCGCAAAAGCAAATTATCAGGTTATGGAACCCAACTTCAAGAAAAACAAAAAGTTAAATTTATGTATGGTTTAAATGAACGTCAATTCCGTAATACTTTTGCCAAATCAAAGAAAATCCAAGGGGTTACTGGAACTAACTTCTTACAATTATTAGAATCGCGTTTGGATAACTTAGTTTTCCGTCTTGGGTTTGCTGGTTCACGTCAAGGAGCTCGTCAATTAGTTAATCATGGTCATATCCTAGTCAATGGTAAAAAAATTGATATCCCTTCATATGTTGCTCAACCAGGTGATCTTATTGAAGTAAAAGAGTCAATGAAGAAAAATGATAAAGTGCAAGAAGCTTTACAAAACAACCAAACAACTATTGAGTTTGTTAAAGTCGATAAAGAAGGCGTTAAAGGAGAATTTATTCGTTTACCAGAACGTAATGAACTAAATTCAGAAATTAACGAAGCTTTAATTGTTGAATGATACAACCGTTTAATTAAATAA
- a CDS encoding FtsX-like permease family protein produces the protein MPLYHAVNANLPGTRIEDFYDVTLSPKYFKSLGKGLIIFDEVTKKALKSSAQFNQILSYLIIIFILLSLTISAILTNLILFENQKIILLLKIIGYKRLEIENYLIGGYLIATLLAIVCGIIFSLVIFGGTRKILTAKLGFSLYFLWSWQYILTFISLGLVFGLMVGFAMAFFIARQKPSDWHET, from the coding sequence ATGCCGCTTTATCATGCTGTCAACGCTAATTTACCTGGTACAAGGATAGAGGATTTTTATGATGTTACTTTAAGTCCTAAATACTTTAAATCATTGGGGAAAGGGCTAATTATTTTTGATGAAGTGACAAAAAAGGCTTTAAAATCGTCAGCGCAATTTAACCAAATTTTGTCTTATTTAATTATTATTTTTATTCTCTTGTCACTTACTATTTCCGCTATTTTGACAAATTTAATTCTTTTTGAAAACCAAAAAATTATTTTGCTATTGAAAATAATTGGTTACAAACGTCTTGAAATTGAAAACTATTTAATTGGTGGCTACTTGATAGCTACTTTACTAGCGATTGTTTGTGGAATAATTTTTTCACTTGTGATTTTTGGTGGCACACGAAAGATTCTGACTGCCAAACTCGGTTTTAGTCTTTATTTCCTTTGAAGTTGACAATATATTTTAACTTTTATAAGTCTCGGGTTAGTTTTTGGCTTGATGGTCGGTTTTGCAATGGCTTTCTTCATTGCTCGACAAAAACCAAGTGATTGACACGAAACTTAA
- a CDS encoding replication initiation and membrane attachment family protein → MEKEEFQYSLVNKDGGQFKDWSFFLSLYTPIVGPQATALYFSLVNEEAILRHLNYPRFELTRLYQITSINEKSFNESIKKLESLKLVKTKISRNKKLKRFELFAPLEPNEFFANEIFEKTLLTKIGLENVEALKFIFKEKSDIDVEEDFEDITATFEDVFPEELRNMTQTTTMETNINNLRSSKRTLFEKMFNLKSLNDRLKKANVNLNYNASKNKRAFNWALSLYNFNEEDFAKLIIESYDKTKQGLDFKYFQNGVETFVLKQKQKISKGLEATQKLTDLTLTPENWAQNFLQQPLDLNFYKLLKKFREDYQFDNETINALMDFSCFVNQGKVIPNYLYKVADTVVEHQMGESKIIIRYLNDLKSQKQVKVPLEPTFNQSAIPTYDEVMNLVSKI, encoded by the coding sequence ATGGAAAAAGAAGAGTTTCAATATTCGCTAGTTAATAAAGATGGGGGGCAATTTAAGGATTGAAGCTTTTTTTTAAGTCTTTATACACCAATTGTTGGTCCTCAGGCAACTGCTTTATATTTTTCGCTAGTTAATGAGGAAGCAATCTTACGCCATCTTAATTACCCCCGCTTTGAATTAACTCGTCTTTACCAAATCACTTCGATTAACGAAAAAAGTTTTAATGAAAGTATTAAAAAATTGGAGAGTTTAAAGTTAGTCAAAACGAAAATTTCCCGAAATAAAAAATTAAAAAGGTTTGAATTATTTGCTCCTTTGGAACCAAACGAGTTCTTTGCTAACGAAATTTTCGAAAAAACACTTCTAACAAAGATTGGCTTAGAAAATGTGGAAGCCTTAAAATTCATTTTTAAAGAAAAAAGTGATATTGATGTCGAAGAGGATTTTGAAGATATTACCGCAACCTTTGAGGATGTCTTCCCTGAAGAATTACGTAATATGACCCAAACAACCACTATGGAAACTAATATCAATAATTTACGTAGTTCAAAACGTACTCTTTTTGAAAAGATGTTTAACTTGAAATCGCTTAATGATCGCTTAAAAAAAGCAAACGTTAATCTCAATTACAACGCAAGCAAAAATAAACGTGCCTTTAATTGAGCCTTATCGTTATACAACTTTAATGAGGAAGATTTTGCAAAATTAATTATTGAAAGTTATGATAAAACCAAACAAGGTTTAGATTTTAAATACTTCCAAAATGGTGTGGAAACTTTTGTTTTGAAACAAAAGCAAAAAATATCAAAGGGCCTAGAGGCGACACAAAAGTTAACTGATTTAACACTTACTCCAGAAAATTGGGCCCAAAACTTTCTTCAACAACCATTAGATCTAAATTTTTATAAACTTTTGAAAAAGTTTCGTGAAGATTACCAATTCGATAACGAAACAATCAATGCTTTAATGGATTTCTCATGCTTTGTGAATCAAGGTAAAGTAATTCCTAATTATCTTTATAAAGTTGCCGATACCGTTGTGGAGCACCAAATGGGAGAGTCTAAAATTATTATCCGCTACCTCAATGACTTGAAAAGCCAAAAGCAGGTTAAAGTACCTTTGGAACCAACATTTAACCAATCCGCCATTCCAACTTACGATGAAGTTATGAACCTAGTCTCTAAAATTTAA